In Marasmius oreades isolate 03SP1 chromosome 1, whole genome shotgun sequence, one DNA window encodes the following:
- a CDS encoding uncharacterized protein (antiSMASH:Cluster_1.1): protein MSYSQPHYLPPPQQQYYTASPQLTNGQSPHHPPPSMRQETTAQRKRPKYTRSKTGCMTCRVKKIKCDETKPNCMRCTHGQRDCTWPEGVPAKRKTTSRKDSVDGGPSTANSSISDGSTPPIRERTPPRIQSQSLDAGIPPLISRRSQDSYLQLAPLPPNEPRRQGRFAYSQPSSSSSHLLPDIAPNPYHPSRYESPYTPETLPSSRGSSGTRPIDHHHPLPQWNPQHPQLPPPPTMLPSLSSVDHHSYYNIPPPRNILDSTNDRYQ, encoded by the exons ATGTCCTA CTCTCAACCCCACTATTTGCCTCCTCCCCAGCAACAGTATTATACAGCTTCGCCTCAACTTACCAATGGTCAATCACCACATCACCCACCTCCTTCGATGCGGCAAGAAACGACTGCACAGCGAAAGCGTCCCAAGTATACCCGCAGTAAGACCGGTTGCATGACATGCCGCGTGAAAAAAATCAAG TGCGACGAAACGAAACCCAACTGCATGCGTTGTACGCATGGGCAACGAGAT TGTACTTGGCCAGAAGGTGTGCCGGCGAAAAGAAAGACGACCTCGAGAAAAGATTCTGTCGACGGAGGACCTTCTACCGCGAACTCTTCGATATCAGACGGCTCCACTCCTCCCATACGGGAGAGAACCCCCCCTAGAATCCAATCACAGTCGCTGGATGCTGGCATCCCTCCACTCATCTCGCGACGGTCCCA AGATTCATACCTCCAACTGGCTCCCCTTCCTCCGAATGAGCCTCGTCGCCA AGGACGATTCGCCTATTCCCAGCCATCCAGTTCCAGTTCACATCTTCTGCCTGACATTGCCCCAAACCCCTACCACCCATCACGGTACGAATCGCCTTACACCCCAGAAACGCTTCCCTCATCCCGGGGATCGTCGGGCACAAGGCCTATAGACCATCATCACCCCCTGCCTCAGTGGAATCCACAACATCCTCAACTTCCACCCCCTCCCACCATGCTACCGTCCCTAAGCTCAGTTGACCATCATTCCTAC TACAACATTCCACCCCCACGGAACATCTTGGATTCTACTAACGACAGATACCAATAA
- the PDH1 gene encoding ATP-binding cassette transporter CGR1: protein MLRFLRAAVSFRHFARPRQHYFSHISSPIVSTAPALSTRTRNMSTHHGESTVRPEADRVLQDIADYIHNYKVESDLAFETARLCLIDTIGCGLEGLRFPECAKLLGPVVEGTIVPNGTKIPGTNYQLDPIRGAFNIGTIIRWLDFNDCFLAAEWGHPSDNLGAILAVADHLARQGQPLTVRDILEGMIKAHEIQGCLALLNSYNRVGLDHVVLVKVASTAVVSKLLGLNRDQTIDAISQAWVDGQSLRTYRHAPNTGPRKSWAAGDACSRAVNLALLVKKGEKGLPSVLTAKTWGFYDVLFKGKPFEFQVPYGSYVMENVLFKISYPAEFHAQTAVEAAHIIHAKLKEMNKTSDDIKSVRIRTQEAAIRIIDKQGPLDNFADRDHAINYMVAYPLIFGELTSESYTDAAAADPRIDALRAKIYCVEDKRFSVDYHEPSKRSIGNALLVELNDGTVLEEVEVEYPVGHKRRREEGTPLLINKFKRHVSHHFAAAHQKKILGAVLDGQGLSKMPVDKFTDLFVKS from the exons ATGTTGAGATTTTTAAGGGCTGCTGTCTCTTTCCGTCATTTCGCTCGCCCCAGACAGCATTATTTTTCTCATATTTCCTCTCCAATCGTGAGCACAGCACCAGCTTTATCGACGCGGACGCGGAACATGTCTACTCACCACGGAGAATCCACTGTTCGTCCAGAGGCTGACAGGGTTCTCCAAGATATCGCAGACTACATTCACAACTACAAGGTTGAATCCGATCTAGCTTTCGAGACAGCTCGACTTTGCCTGATTGACACGATTGGATGTGGTTTGGAAGGTCTGAGGTTCCCCGAGTGCGCCAAGCTTTTGGGACCTGTGGTAGAGGGAACCATTGTACCGAACG GAACCAAAATTCCGGGAACCAACTATCAGCTTGACCCAATTCGTGGGGCATTCAATATCGGCACCATTATCCGTTGGCTCGACTTCAACGATTGTTTTTTGGCTGCTGAAT GGGGTCATCCTTCCGACAACCTTGGAGCCATCCTTGCTGTTGCGGATCATCTCGCTCGTCAAGGCCAACCTCTCACCGTACGCGACATTTTGGAAGGAATGATCAAAGCACACGAGATTCAAGGCTGCCTCGCTCTTCTCAATTCTTATAACAGAGTAGGACTCGATCATGTCGTCCTAGTCAAAGTGGCATCGACTGCCGTGGTGTCGAAACTTCTCGGCCTTAACCGTGACCAAACCATTGACGCTATCTCTCAAGCCTGGGTTGACGGTCAATCTCTTCGTACTTACCGTCACGCCCCCAACACTGGCCCAAGAAAATCCTGGGCGGCTGGTGACGCGTGCTCTCGCGCTGTAAATCTCGCTTTACTCGTGAAGAAGGGGGAGAAGGGTCTTCCGTCTGTCTTGACTGCCAAAACTTGGGGTTTCTATGATGTCTTATTCAAG GGTAAACCCTTCGAATTCCAGGTCCCTTACGGCTCATACGTGATGGAAAACGTTCTATTTAAGATCTCTTATCCAGCAGAGTTCCACGCTCAAACTGCTGTTGAGGCCGCTCACATCATTCATGCCAAGCTAAAGGAAATGAACAAGACTTCTGACGACATCAAGAGCGTTAGAATTAGGACACAAGAAGCCGCTATTCGTATAATTGATAAGCAAGGTCCCTTGGACAACTTTGCGGACAGAGA TCACGCTATCAACTACATGGTCGCCTACCCTCTCATCTTCGGCGAACTCACGTCTGAGAGCTA CACTGATGCAGCAGCAGCCGACCCCAGAATCGACGCCCTTCGAGCCAAGATCTACTGTGTCGAAGACAAACGTTTCAGTGTTGATTACCATGAGCCCAGCAAGCGCTCAATTGGAAATGCTCTGCTCGTCGAGCTGAACGACGGTACCGTACTGGAAGAAGTGGAAGTCGAGTACCCGGTCGGTCATAAGcgaagaagagaggaaggtACACCGCTTTTGATTAACAAGTTCAAGAG GCACGTTTCCCACCATTTCGCCGCGGCCCATCAGAAGAA AATTCTGGGTGCTGTATTGGACGGACAGGGTCTCTCCAAAATGCCTGTTGATAAATTCACGGATTTGTTTGTCAAGTCTTAA
- a CDS encoding uncharacterized protein (antiSMASH:Cluster_1.1) gives MMQAHVPHARPSGPRQLIQPSHRSHSPLPQSSIPDRGETKPLNITKRPQSSGQNQQHSPPTALTAKNLAVPTPPRSRSTTPKISLQIPIQSNPGPDSYYAGGPRNEQSQASDILDVLTIVPSSTLTTVPPAKPSDPVHEVRTLIEKLDPSDSQEDESILDPAFSTSWSNDVLEEVSRLGEGASGAVHKVRDKRNRTIMARKTITTRSAPTKQLLRELSIMARSKHVNIIRFYGAFMSPSSSEVMILMEYCEGGSLEAIGKRIKEIGAVVGEKIAGRISEGVLQGLAHLHANKTIHRDIKPSNILLSREGVVKLCDFGVSGELVESYVATFTGTSLYMAPERILGNEYTIRSDVWSLGISLLELVQNKFPFPNDLPAIELMMYITSGEPPRLEDEGEVRWSNDMKDFVKQALTAIARNRPIPKDMLSHPWIVGVMKQEVHMARWIRQVWGWQKTRRSKDDTSTSRPNTGTLSRPQSSDDHSTADSSGDSPEESPPNDHHP, from the exons ATGATGCAGGCTCACGTTCCTCATGCTCGACCTAGCGGTCCTCGACAACTGATACAACCTTCGCATCGCTCTcattctcctcttcctcagagcAGCATTCCAGACAGAGGCGAAACGAAGCCTTTAAACATCACAAAACGTCCTCAGTCCTCGGGTCAGAACCAGCAACACTCCCCTCCGACAGCATTAACAGCAAAAAACCTTGCTGTACCAACGCCACCTCGTTCACGTTCTACAACCCCAAAAATCTCTCTTCAAATACCAATACAGAGTAATCCAGGTCCTGACAGTTATTACGCCGGTGGCCCTCGAAACGAGCAGAGTCAAGCATCCGATATTCTAGATGTACTGACAATCGTCCCTTCCTCGACTCTCACAACTGTTCCACCGGCAAAGCCCTCAGATCCTGTTCATGAGGTTCGCACATTGATCGAGAAATTGGATCCGTCCGACTCGCAAGAAGACGAATCAATATTGGATCCTGCTTTCTCCACTTCATGGTCGAACGATGTCTTAGAAGAGGTTTCACGTCTTGGAGAAGGTGCCAGCGGTGCAGTTCATAAAGTGAGGGACAAGCGTAACCGAACTATCATGGCTCGCAAGACGATTACTACACGTTCAGCACCCACTAAACAACTTCTCCGCGAACTGTCTATAATGGCCAGATCGAAACACGTGAACATCATACGATTCTATGGTGCTTTCATGTCTCCTTCGTCTAGTGAAGTGATGATTTTGATGGAGTATTGCGAGGGTGGAAGTTTAGAGGCTATAGGGAAACGCATTAAGGAGATTGGAGCAGTGGTAGGGGAGAAAATTGCCGGGAGAATCTCTGAAGGA GTTCTACAAGGCCTTGCACATCTCCATGCAAACAAGACCATCCATCGGGACATCAAGCCTTCGAATATTTTACTGTCCCGTGAAGGCGTTGTCAAGTTGTGCGATTTCGGCGTGTCGGGCGAACTCGTCGAGTCATACGTTGCCACATTCACCGGAACTAGTCTATACATGGCT CCTGAGCGCATTTTGGGGAACGAATATACCATTCGATCTGACGTTTGGTCTCTAGGAATTTCTCTTTTAGAGCTGGTTCAAAATAAATTCCCCTTCCCGAACGACCTCCCGGCTATTGAGTTGATGATGTACATTACGTCTGGCGAG CCACCCCGATTGGAAGACGAAGGCGAAGTCCGTTGGAGCAATGATATGAAAGACTTCGTCAAGCAAGC ACTCACAGCTATTGCGAGGAACCGGCCAATTCCCAAGGACATGCTGAGCCATCCTTGGATTGTGGGTGTCATGAAACAAGAGGTTCATATGGCACGATGGATACGTCAGGTCTGGGGCTGGCAAAAGACTCGACGATCGAAAGACGA CACGAGCACGTCTCGTCCAAACACTGGAACCCTTTCCCGCCCTCAGTCCAGTGATGATCACAGCACCGCAGACTCATCTGGAGATTCACCTGAGGAGTCGCCCCCTAACGACCACCATCCATGA
- a CDS encoding uncharacterized protein (BUSCO:EOG09261JR0) yields the protein MHSLCRLIRILPALPSLWTSVLAESFLSNTLVRKDQLQSVLEHQPVEVSECKNTPPTGPIDATLCDYETVETVNRALFKNLHELVQTPFFKYFQVDLYRECPFWDDYGSCNNPGCAITTVDESEIPPRWRAKALSEVDALVDDQYRLPGCYYRDSDFCFLDDNTEGDYYDLTLVPERFTGYSGPDAHRIWRSIYEENCFGMSELNLMSGSSPALVSLPETMSDVLREDGSVNNEQCLEKRVYYKVISGLHASISIHICMEYLNQTTGEWGLNLQCFVNRVASHPERLQYIYFNVVLMLRAVSRLGPYLSAYDYCSTGNHEDEVETKAKLTNVINLAQDAGKFDETVLFRGENANVLKEEFKQHFRNVTRIMDCVGCDKCRLWGKIQTTGLATALKILFELDEKALDPGTNHNLLQRSEVVALLNTLHRLSESLEGVNRFRRMWSEISSSETENLILEAQKAIAGRTSTAEPPRPTDFADVVRRVQSIFTVCRESTTECFRFLIMMWRRGLQSIGSLLRPSGKENGPLGPFHEEL from the exons ATGCACTCCCTGTGTCGGCTCATACGAATACTCCCTGCTCTACCGTCTCTTTGGACATCAGTTCTTGCGGAGTCATTTCTTTCAAACACCCTCGTCAGGAAGGATCAATTGCAGAGTGTGTTGGAACATCAGCCGGTAGAGGTCTCTGAATGCAAGAATACTCCA CCTACCGGCCCCATAGATGCTACCCTATGTGACTACGAGACTGTTGAGACCGTTAATCGAGCTCTATTCAAGAATCTTCATGAACTCGTGCAAACGCCTTTCTTCAAATACTTCCAA GTTGATCTTTACCGCGAATGCCCTTTTTGGGACGATTATGGATCCTGCAATAATCCAGGATGCGCCATTACCACAGTAGATGAG AGTGAAATTCCTCCGAGATGGCGAGCGAAAGCTCTCAGCGAAGTGGATGCCTTGGTAGACGATCAATATCGTTTACCTGGTTGCTACTATCGCGATTCCGACTTCTGCTTCTTGGATGATAACACAG AGGGTGACTATTATGACCTCACACTCGTTCCGGAACGTTTTACGGGGTATTCTGGACCTGACGCCCATAGAATATGGCGGTCAATATACGAGGAAAATTGCTTTGGGATGTCAGAGTTGAACCTTATGTCCGGTTCCTCGCCAGCTCTCGTTTCTCTCCCAGAAACAATGTCAGATGTGCTACGAGAAGATGGGAGCGTGAATAACGAACAATGTCTGGAAAAGAGAGTGTACTACAAAGTTATATCTG GCCTGCATGCATCGATATCAATACACATATGCATGGAATATCTGAACCAGACAACTGGTGAATGG GGCCTCAATCTCCAATGTTTCGTCAACAGAGTGGCCTCTCACCCAGAACGGCTGCAGTATATTTACTTCAACGTCGTCTTGATGCTACGAGCAGTATCTCGTCTGGGGCCGTACTTGTCTGCTTATGATTACTGCTCGACTGGCAATCACGAAGACGAGGTTGAAACAAAGGCGAAGCTTACCAACGTCATAAACCTTGCTCAAGACGCCGGCAAGTTTGACGAAACTGTACTATTCCGGGGGGAGAATGCAAAC GTTCTCAAAGAAGAGTTCAAGCAACACTTCCGAAACGTGACGCGTATCATGGATTGCGTGGGATGTGATAAATGTCGTCTATGGGGAAAGATACAGACTACTGGATTAGCCACAGCTCTTAAAATCCTATTTGAGTTGGACGAGAAAGCCCTCGA TCCCGGTACAAACCACAATCTGTTGCAACGCTCCGAGGTTGTCGCGCTCTTGAACACTTTGCACCGTCTGAGTGAAAGTCTCGAAGGCGTAAACCGTTTCAGGAGAATGTGGTCAGAGATTAGCTCTTCAGAAACAGAGAACCTTATTCTTGAAGCCCAGAAAGCTATTGCGGGAAGG ACATCAACCGCTGAGCCCCCCCGACCTACAGATTTCGCGGACGTTGTTCGACGCGTTCAGTCTATATTCACGGTTTGCAGGGAGAGCACGACGGAGTGTTTTAGGTTCTTAATAATGATGTGGAGGAGAGGGTTGCAGTCCATAGGATCACTTCTCCGTCCATCGGGAAAAGAAAACGGACCTTTGGGTCCATTTCACGAAGAGTTGTGA
- the MET3 gene encoding Sulfate adenylyltransferase encodes MANIPHGGVLKDLLARDSGIAVQLEEEAASLPDLTLTERQLCDLELIQNGGFSPLEGFLNEKDYNSVVDTLRLSDGTLFPIPVTLDVSKQDIERLPIVTGTRLVLRDPRDDEALAILTVEDIYAPDLVKEAVKVLGADDPAHPSVAYLRNKVKDFYISGKIQAIHAPVHFDYVEKRYTPAELRAHFKKLSWRKVVAFQTRNPMHRAHRELTIRAARQHQANVLVHPVVGLTKPGDVDHYTRVRVYEAIMAKYPNGMGHLALLPLAMRMAGPREAVWHAIIRKNFGATHFIVGRDHAGPGKNSQGQDFYGPYDAQELVTKYHDELQIVMVPFQMMTYVPATDEYQPIDEVPKGTQTLDISGTELRRRLKTGAPIPDWFSYEAVVKSLRESYPPRNQQGFVILLTGLYNSGKEKIAKALQVAFNEQGGRSVSLLLGDDVHEEISIGQSYTPEERSRSLQRISFVAAELARAGAAVVAAPVAPQEIGRRQTRDTVVQYGGAGGNFFLIHVATPLEHCEKTDRRGVYTRARKGEIKGFVGVEETYEAPAKSDLVVDASKQSLSEIVHSIILLLETTSLL; translated from the exons ATGGCCAACATTCCTCACGGTGGTGTTCTCAAG GACCTACTCGCTCGCGATAGTGGTATAGCTGTGCAATTAGAAGAGGAGGCAGCCTCACTTCCTGATCTCACTCTGACTGAG CGTCAACTTTGCGATCTCGAATTGATTCAAAATGGTGGTTTCAGTCCACTAGAAGGGTTCCTGAACGAAAAGGACTACAACAG CGTCGTCGATACTCTACGATTATCCGATGGAACGTTATTCCCGATTCCCGTCACTCTTGATGTCTCTAAACAGGACATTGAACGCCTTCCGATCGTTACGGGAACACGGTTAGTGTTGAGAGATCCTCGTGACGATGAAGCCCTCGCAATACTCACAG TTGAGGACATATATGCCCCCGACCTCGTCAAAGAAGCTGTAAAGGTTCTTGGTGCTGATGACCCGGCACACCCATCTGTGGCCTATCTTCGTAACAAAGTGAAAGACTTCTATATTAGTGGTAAAATTCAAGCCATCCATGCACCAGTGCACTTTGACTACGTCGAAAAACGAT ATACACCGGCCGAACTTCGTGCTCATTTCAAGAAACTATCCTGGAGGAAAGTGGTTGCTTTCCAAACTCGTAATCCCATGCACAGAGCACATCGTGAATTGACGATCAGGGCTGCTCGACAACATCAAGCG AACGTTCTTGTTCATCCTGTCGTTGGTTTAACTAAACCGGGCGATGTCGATCATTACACTCGTGTCCGAGTGTACGAGGCTATCATGGCCAAGTACCCCAACGGTATGGGCCATCTTGCTCTTCTACCTCTG GCTATGAGGATGGCCGGCCCCCGTGAAGCCGTTTGGCATGCAATTATTCGAAAGAACTTCGGTGCCACCCATTTCATCGTCGGCAGAGATCATGCTGGGCCAGGAAAGAACTCACAAGGACAAGACTTCTACGGGCCATACGACGCACAGGAACTTGTGACGAAGTACCATGATGAGCTTCAGATCGTGATGGTCCCTTTTCAAATGATGACTTACGTTCCGGCGACGGATGAGTACCAACCCATTGATGAGGTTCCCAAGGGCACGCAGACCTTAGACATCTCAGGAACTGAACTGAGACGGCGGTTGAAGACCGGAGCTCCCATCCCCGACTGGTTCAGCTATGA GGCTGTCGTCAAGTCGCTTAGAGAGAGCTACCCCCCTCGAAACCAGCAAGGTTTCGTTATTTTGCTCACGGGACTTTACAACTCTGGCAAAGAGAAGATTGCCAAGGCATTACAAGTTGCCTTCAACGAGCAAGGTGGACGCAGTGTGTCTCTCCTCCTCGGTGATGACGTTCATGAGGAAATTTCAATAG GTCAGTCATATACTCCTGAGGAGAGGAGCCGTAGTCTCCAAAGAATTTCCTTTGTGGCGGCAGAACTGGCGCGAGCTGGTGCTGCTGTCGTCGCCGCCCCGGTTGCTCCTCAAGAAATAGGCAGAAGACAGACGAGAGATACTGTCGTGCAATACGGGGGTGCAGGCGGCAATTTCTTCCTCATTCACGTCGCCACGCCTTTGGAACACTGCGAGAAGACTGATCGTAGAGGAGTGTATACGAGGGCACGTAAGGGGGAAATCAAAGGCTTCGTGGGAGTGGAGGAAACGTACGAAGCACCCGCGAAGTCGGATCTAGTCGTCGATGCATCGAAGCAAAGTCTGTCAGAGATAGTTCACA GTATCATCCTGCTGCTCGAGACGACCTCATTGCTCTGA
- a CDS encoding uncharacterized protein (BUSCO:EOG09261M78), whose amino-acid sequence MSSSDSSPALSASTPPSSIPSPQMNKLSLSDPVVVNDENKAAAAEIKAKANQAFSSHDFARAVELYSEAIEKNPNDATIWCNRAYARMKLEEFGYALNDTNQAIHLDPKYAKAYYRRATCYIQILKHQSAISDFKKVLAIEPNNETVRMQMVSTQKLLRRMEFEKAIETEEEKSAVVRCKEIIHEGGCFVERDYSGPQLPLEGDKYTITLEFIRGMIQLFKEGKKLPRRYVWEIVMGAYEHFIKEGSLVEVDLADGVTCDVIGDVHGQFYDLLHLYSLTGEPSERHYLLMNGDLVDRGSWSVEVILTAFAFKWLYPTFMYINRGNHEAKDMNSTYGFEGEVKHKHGDQTYKLFAYVFTTLPLATLVNATKPPTTKTPQTILSPQGTKRYFVVHGGLFSKDEVTLEDVRKIERVGKQPGQSGLMCELLWTDPQSMPGRGPSKRGVGIAYGPDVSKRWCTSNGVTGIIRSHEVRQDGYEVEHDGLCTTVFSAPNYVDQAGNKGAFIRIDCAGEQKYTQFEASPHPNVKPMAYVQGGLGSLMM is encoded by the exons ATGTCGAGTTCTGATTCATCACCCGCCCTCTCGGCGAGTACACCCCCTTCGTCTATTCCCTCCCCACAAATGAACAAACTTAGTCTATCGGATCCAGTTGTAGTCAATGACGAAAACAAAGCCGCCGCTGCAGAAATCAAAGCCAAAGCTAACCAGGCTTTTTCAA GCCATGACTTCGCCAGGGCTGTTGAGCTGTACTCTGAGGCTATAGAAAAGAACCCCAACGATGCGACAATATGGTGTAATCGCGCCTATGCAAGGATGAAGCTGGAGGAATTTGGATATGCCTTGAATGATACCA ATCAAGCAATTCATCTGGATCCCAAATACGCCAAGGCATATTACCG ACGCGCGACATGTTACATTCAAATTTTGAAGCATCAGTCTGCCATCTCCGACTTCAAAAAAGTTCTAGCGATAGAACCCaataatgaaactgttcgaaTGCAAATGGTATCGACGCAGAAGTTGTTGAGGAGAATGGAGTTTGAGAAA GCAATCGAaacggaggaagagaagagcgCGGTCGTGCGATGCAAAGAAATCATTCACGAAG GCGGATGTTTCGTGGAGAGAGATTATTCGGGACCCCAACTACCGCTGGAGGGTGACAAGTACACTATCACTTTGGAATTCATTAGAGGAATGATACAGTTGTTCAAAGAGGGCAAGAAGCTTCCTAGACGATATGTTTGGGAGATAGTCATGGGGGCTTATGAACATTTCATAAAGGAAGGGAGTCTGGTTGAGGTGGACTTGGCTGATGGGGTAACTTGCGATGTCATCGGGGACGTCCATG GCCAATTCTACGATTTATTACATCTTTATTCTTTGACAGGAGAGCCGAGCGAAAGACATTACCTACTTATGAACGGGGATCTGGTGGATCGCGGTTCATGGTCTGTCGAGGTCATACTTACCGCCTTTGCATTCAAGT GGTTATATCCAACGTTCATGTACATTAACCGCGGCAACCATGAAGCGAAGGACATGAACAGTACGTATGGATTCGAAGGTGAAGTCAAACACAAACACGGGGACCAGACCTACAAG CTCTTCGCATACGTATTCACGACAT TGCCTTTGGCAACGCTCGTTAATGCAACAAAACCACCGACAACGAAGACACCTCAAACAATTCTTTCGCCGCAGGGGACCAAGCGATATTTTGTAGTGCATGGTGGCCTCTTCAGCAAAGATGAAGTGACGCTGGAAGACGTACGCAAGATAGAGCGTGTAGGAAAGCAACCCGGACAGAGTGGGTTGATGTGTGAATTATTATGGACCGATCCGCAATCAATGCCTGGTCGAGGACCGTCCAAACGAGGTGTGGGTATAGCATATGGGCCAGATGTGAGTAAGAGATGGTGTACCAGTAACGGAGTCACGGGGATTATAAGGAGCCACGAGGTTCGGCAGG ATGGGTATGAGGTCGAGCACGATGGTCTATGTACTACCGTGTTTTCAGCTCCGAATTACGTGGATCAAGCAGGCAACAAGGGCGCATTC atacGCATTGACTGTGCAGGTGAACAGAAATACACGCAGTTTGAGGCTTCCCCTCACCCAAATGTGAAACCTATGGCGTATGTCCAGGGGGGTCTTGGGAGCTTGATGATGTAG
- a CDS encoding uncharacterized protein (antiSMASH:Cluster_1.1) — MAFLDRRGIDPTQLIGKVLNRARRSADHPALTLDFSDSTSFQVLVDGYNPRLKGIPKELEMDDSFDDILLSNDGFVGLQIIDCALITLSDKAFERKQSHSPETDLRWDKHHLGVAFKFSEENPRWHCVWATLKDYDKEFGDCIFRSYNDVYIEKLQRSPRKPPRSPKKLADR, encoded by the coding sequence ATGGCTTTTCTCGACCGTAGAGGAATAGATCCCACTCAGCTCATTGGAAAAGTTCTCAATCGTGCACGTCGCTCAGCCGATCATCCAGCGCTCACTCTCGACTTTTCCGATAGCACGTCATTCCAAGTCCTCGTCGACGGTTACAATCCCAGGCTCAAGGGAATTCCAAAAGAATTAGAAATGGATGACTCCTTTGACGACATTCTCCTCTCAAATGATGGTTTCGTGGGCCTCCAAATCATAGATTGTGCCCTCATCACGCTTTCCGACAAGGCATTTGAACGGAAGCAGAGTCATTCCCCAGAAACCGATCTCCGTTGGGACAAGCACCATCTTGGTGTTGCTTTCAAGTTTTCCGAAGAGAACCCCCGGTGGCATTGTGTGTGGGCTACTCTCAAAGACTATGACAAGGAATTTGGGGACTGTATATTCCGGAGTTACAATGATGTCTACATTGAGAAGCTCCAGCGGTCCCCTCGTAAACCACCCAGATCTCCCAAAAAACTGGCGGACCGTTAA
- a CDS encoding uncharacterized protein (MEROPS:MER0037291) produces the protein MLLQRSVLVLVAVHSALASDAALQPQKIVLSSRIAPTPSALKRRQLSQANVPLEDFFKGTDLQWFGNISVGTPPQDITVVFDTGSSSLEFSSTLCNSCRNAAPKFDPSRSSTFVDGGRTSSITFGTGVGVDPVVGDNYQLTLRSGTDTVTVGGLKSTNVPLFLITDQTPTFNIDPFSGIQGMGARASGFFASLIAQGLPSLFGLFLTPLSVGNAELTIGGVDSSKFSGPLTFASLPGRGSSAWTLTSTGVSVNGRTTSTLSTSRSLIFDSGTSNMIFNTATTEAIYALISPDIKPNSAEPGTYGIACNRISSLPAKIDITFTAQTGRPFNLTIPSSELSVGPFANDPSLCQTLINAVDNFQIVGASLLKHYYSVWDVGNQRLGFAAI, from the exons ATGTTGCTTCAACGTTCGGTGTTAGTTCTAGTCGCTGTGCATTCCGCTCTTGCGAGTGACGCTGCTCTTCAGCCTCAGAAGATAGTGCTATCCTCCCGTATCGCCCCTACACCTTCTGCATTGAAACGAAGGCAGCTGTCACAGGCCAATGTCCCGCTTGAAGACTTCTTCAAGGGAACAGACCTCCA GTGGTTCGGTAATATATCCG TGGGAACACCTCCCCAGGATATCACCGTCGTCTTTGACACGGGGAGCTCGTCACTTGAGTTTTCGA GCACTTTGTGTAACTCATGTCGGAATGCAGCTCCCAAATTTGACCCTTCTCGGAGCTCAACATTCGTAGATGGTGGACGAACATCCTCTATCACTTTTGGAACAGGAGTAGGAGTAGACCCTGTGGTTGGGGATAACTACCAGCTCACTTTGAGGAGTGGTACGGACACGGTTACCGTTGGAGGCCTCAAGTCAACAAACGTCCCCTTATTCCTCATAACTGACCAAACACCTACGTTCAACATCGACCCTTTCAGTGGGATCCAAG GGATGGGTGCCAGAGCATCCGGCTTCTTTGCGAGCCTCATTGCACAGGGCCTCCCGT CTCTCTTTGGACTGTTTTTGACCCCGTTATCTGTCGGTAATGCAGAGTTGACCATTGGAGGAGTCGACAGTTCTAAATTCTCGG GGCCGCTCACTTTTGCTTCCTTACCGGGCCGCGGAAGCTCTGCGTGGACTCTAACGTCAACGGGTGTTTCGGTGAACGGCAGGACAACCTCAACGTTGAGCACCAGCCGTAGCCTCATTTTCGACAGTGGAACGAGCAACATGATATTCAACACTGCTACTACGGAG GCCATCTATGCTCTAATCTCCCCCGACATCAAACCAAACAGTGCAGAGCCCGGAACGTATGGTATCGCTTGCAATCGTATTTCTAGTTTGCCTGCAAAGATCGACATCACCTTTACCGCGCAAACCGGAAGGCCATTCAACTTGACCATACCATCGAGCGAGTTGAGCGTCGGGCCTTTCGCCAATGACCCGTCCCTCTGTCAGACTCTCATCAACGCTGTCGATAATTTCCAGATTGTGGGTGCAAGTCTATTGAAGCATTACTATAGCGTCTGGGACGTCGGAAACCAGCGTTTAGGCTTTGCTGCGATCTAA